A window of the Actinobacillus genomosp. 1 genome harbors these coding sequences:
- the rluA gene encoding bifunctional tRNA pseudouridine(32) synthase/23S rRNA pseudouridine(746) synthase RluA, which translates to MALIEYHPPLEPFLTEVYRDNHILVINKPSGLLSVPGNRPEYYDSAMTRVQQKYGFTEPAHRLDMATSGILLFALSKAAEKELKRQFREREPKKHYIALLWGKLGEKVGDTGEMNFPLICDWENRPRQKICYERGKKAITHYEVLAHLPNNTTRVKLTPITGRSHQLRVHSLALGHPILGDKFYANPLAKSLSPRLCLHAESLSITHPITGEPMTFTAQAEF; encoded by the coding sequence ATGGCATTAATTGAATATCATCCTCCGCTTGAACCGTTTTTAACGGAAGTTTATCGTGATAATCATATTTTAGTGATTAATAAACCGAGTGGGTTGCTTTCCGTACCGGGCAATCGTCCGGAGTATTATGACAGTGCAATGACCCGTGTACAGCAGAAATACGGCTTTACCGAACCGGCCCACCGTTTGGATATGGCAACCAGCGGTATTCTGTTATTTGCCCTCAGTAAAGCGGCGGAGAAAGAGTTAAAGCGTCAATTTCGTGAGAGAGAGCCGAAAAAGCATTATATTGCTTTGCTTTGGGGCAAATTAGGCGAAAAGGTTGGCGATACCGGCGAGATGAATTTTCCACTGATTTGTGACTGGGAAAATCGCCCTCGTCAGAAAATTTGCTATGAACGAGGTAAAAAGGCGATTACGCATTACGAAGTATTAGCGCATTTACCGAATAATACTACTCGAGTAAAACTCACCCCGATTACCGGTCGCTCACATCAGCTAAGAGTACATTCGCTTGCATTAGGACATCCAATTCTTGGGGATAAGTTTTATGCTAATCCGTTAGCCAAAAGTTTATCGCCTCGTTTGTGCTTGCATGCAGAATCATTATCGATTACCCATCCGATAACCGGCGAGCCGATGACTTTTACCGCTCAAGCGGAATTTTAA
- the ampD gene encoding 1,6-anhydro-N-acetylmuramyl-L-alanine amidase AmpD: MNLTIQNGKLIYQRQVPSPHFNPRPRENDISLLVIHYISLPPEQFGENFIDDFFQGQLDPTIHPYFAEIKDLRVSAHCLINREGKITQYVNFNDMAWHAGLSEFDGRDKCNEYSIGIELEGSNNQPFTEAQYQSLAQLTKALMNEYPQINLQRIAGHCDIAPERKIDPGQYFDWTYYKTLIA; the protein is encoded by the coding sequence ATGAATCTTACTATTCAAAACGGTAAATTAATTTACCAACGACAAGTTCCATCTCCACACTTTAATCCGCGACCTCGAGAAAATGACATTTCATTACTGGTTATTCATTATATTAGCCTACCGCCGGAACAATTCGGTGAGAATTTTATCGATGATTTTTTTCAAGGACAGTTAGATCCGACCATTCATCCTTATTTTGCAGAAATTAAAGATTTGCGTGTTTCGGCACATTGCTTAATTAATCGAGAAGGCAAAATTACTCAATACGTAAATTTCAACGATATGGCATGGCACGCCGGGCTTTCCGAGTTTGATGGACGTGATAAATGTAACGAATATTCGATAGGGATTGAATTGGAAGGCAGTAATAACCAACCCTTTACCGAAGCGCAATATCAATCATTAGCGCAATTAACCAAAGCATTGATGAATGAATATCCGCAAATTAACTTACAGCGGATTGCCGGGCATTGTGATATCGCTCCGGAACGTAAAATCGATCCGGGACAATATTTTGATTGGACTTATTACAAGACATTAATTGCTTAA